In Streptococcus pneumoniae, the sequence GTATCTGTAAATAAACCAATTCGCATAGATTACCTCACTTTTTACTTTCTCCCTAAAGCGGCTTGTTTCTCATAAAAGTCCAACCAGATTTGTAACAGATGCTCTTCAGAATACTCTCTGGAAATATTCTTAGCCTTTTCTTTGAGATCTTTTAAGGCAGCAGGATTTGCTTGATATTCCAAAATAGCCTCTTTCATCTCTTCTCTACCCGCTGTCGCCCGATAATTTCCCTCCAAAATCACCTTATAGAGATCTAAATCACGCAACATAATAGGAGCCTCACAACTCGCAGCTTCTAAAATAGTCATAGGAAAGAGCTCATTGTAACTAGGCAACAAGAAAAGATCCGCTAGAGCATACAATTCGCGCATCCGCTCTGGCGATACAATGCCTGGAAAAATCAAATTTTTAGGGGGATTTTCCATAATTTTCTTATAGTGTTCATAACCATCTGTCATACCACCAAAAGAGAAGCCACCAGCCCAGATAAAGGTAATCTGAGGCAATTCCTCAGCCAGACGGATAAAGTCATCAATCCCTTTACGTTTCTGAACTTGCCCAGCACCTACTACGATAAACTGATTGTCACTAAGACCAAGATCTGTGCGCAGTCTAACTACCTCTTCTTGTGGTAGAGGATGCCATTTTTCCTTGTTGACAAAGTTAGGAATATAGGTTACTTTTTCACGTGGAATACCAGCTGCTACCAAATCCTCAATAAACATAGGATTGACCACAACCAAGTGCTCCATCCGGTTGTAAAAAGAAAATACATAGCGTTTCACAATTCCCTTTAAGAAAAATGGAATTTTCAAACTTCCCTCAAGTGTAGCTGGCAAGAAATGCACATAGCCAATCTTTCTCCCTGAGCGTTTCTTTTGGAAGGTTGATAAATAATAGGGAAAATCAATCGTATGAAAGTGAGTCACATCTGCCTCGATTGGAAGATTTTCTGTAACAATCAATTGGTCCTTGGCAGCACGGTGAAGAAGACGAACTAATTCACGGTAAGCACCTGAAACTCCCTGTCCTGCTACTTTCTCACTTGAACTCAACATATTGATGCGTAATTTCTTTTTCTCCATAACTACTATTATATCATTTTCTTTGAATAAAATCAGCAAAAGAAAGGAGAGACTAGAGGAAAAGAGGGGAAATTTCCTCGCTTTTCCAACAGTCTCTCACATGCTTTTATATGTTTACTTAATGCCTAGGGCAATGCGGGCATAGCGACTCATTTTTTCAACTGTCCAGGCTGGATACCAGACTAATTTAACCTCAGTATCCGTTACTTCTGGAACCTCTATCATAGCATCATAAATCTGGTCTGTCAAAAGGTCTGCTAAGGGACAACCCATAGTTGTCAAAGTCATGTCAATCTCTGTTTGCCCTGTGTCACCGTCAAAACGAATCTCATAGATCAAACCAAGATTGACAATATCGATTCCCAACTCAGGGTCGATGACTTCTTCCAAGGCTGTTAAAATCCGTGTTTTGATGTTTTCAATTTGCTCTTCTGTATAAGCCATATTTTCCTCACTCTTAGTCTTCAATAAAATCACGAAGCGGTTTGCTGCGGCTTGGTTGGCGTAGTTTTCTCAAAGCCTTTGCTTCAATCTGACGGATACGCTCACGAGTTACGTTAAAGACTTTCCCCACATCTTCAAGTGTGCGCATTTTTCCATCATCTAGTCCAAAACGTAGACGCAGAACATTTTCTTCACGGTCTGTAAGAGTATCTAAGATTTCATCCAATTGCTCACGCAAGACGATACGAGTCGTATAATCCACTGGATTTTCAATCACTTCATCTTCGATAAAGTCTCCAAGGTGGCTATCGTCCTCTTCACCGATAGGAGTTTCAAGAGATACTGGTTCTTGGGCAATCTTCAAGATTTCACGAACCTTATCAGGTGTCATATCCATTCGTTCAGCAATCTGTTCTGGTGTCGGATCTTGCCCCAATTCTTGAAGGAGATTCCGCTGTTCACGAACCAATTTATTGATAGTTTCAACCATGTGAACTGGGATACGGATGGTACGAGCTTGATCCGCAATAGCACGAGTGATAGCCTGACGAATCCACCAAGTTGCATAAGTTGAAAACTTGAACCCTTTAGAATAGTCAAACTTGTCAACCGCCTTCATCAAGCCCATATTTCCTTCTTGAATCAAGTCAAGGAACTGCATGCCACGACCGACATAGCGTTTGGCAATAGAAACAACCAAACGAAGATTGGCTTCCGCAAGACGTTGTTTGGCTTCGATATCGCCAGCTTCAACAGCCAGTGCCAACTCTTTCTCCTCTTCATTGGTCAAGAGAGGAACGACCCCTATTTCTTTCAAGTACATACGGACAGGGTCATTGACCTTAGCAGAAGTTGACCCAACCAAGTCCTCATCGCTGAGTTCTGGTTCTTCTTCATTGCTAAGAACACGCGCACTTGGATTTCCTTCGTTATCTGTGATAGAAATGCCTGCATCCTGAATCCGTTGCAAGAGATCTTCAATCCCATCAGCGTCCAAGGTAAAAGGAATAACCAGACTTGCATTGATTTCATCATCTGTTGCTGTCCCTTTTTGCTTATGATTACGGATAAATTCTGCTACCTGTACGTCAAATGTTGTTACTTCTTTTTGTTTTGTTGCCATTATTACTCCATTCTTCTCTTTTGGGAAATTAAACGTTCCAATTCTTCTAGGGCTGTATCTGTATCTCCTACATGGCTAGCTTCCTGCACCTTCTTTTTGATTCTCATATTGTCCTGATTCAAGAGAGCCTTGTTTCGAGTCATCTCTACTTCACTAAGTTCCTGCGGCGATATCTCAGCAGGCAAATCCTGAGCTAAAACTTGGTACCAAGCTCTTTCAACTTCCTCTGTCTGCTCTGCTAAAACTTCTGGAGGAAGATTTCCATACTGGCCAAGCAAGTCATATAAGACCTGAAATTCAGGTGTAGCAAATGCAAAGTCTTCTCGCAAACGGTAATCGTTCAAAACAAGAGGGGATTCCATCATCCGATAGAGTAGATGGGCTTCTGCCCTCATAATAGCCGATAACTGCTTGGTGATAGGCATGGTGATTGGCGTCGGTCTGGAAATTCCTTCCATGCGATTCTGCCTTTGCACCTGACGACTCTCATTAACAATCTGCTCAATCTGGGCATAATCAAAGGACGCCAGACTGTCAGCTAAAATATGAATATAGCTGTTTTGAGCAGCGATGGACTTTTCTTGAACAATCAAGGGAGCTATTTTTTCAATAAACTCAATCTGAGCCTGCAGATTTTCACTGTTTTCAGGTTTGTACTGATGAATGTAGAACTCAATCGGACTAATACGAGTTTTCGTTAATAGATAGGCCAAGTCTTCTGGACCATTTTTTTGTAGATACTCATCAGGATCCAAGTTATCAGGCATGCTAACGATTTGCACAGGCATATCACCAATTTCATCCAATGCTTTCAATATCGCGGCTTGCCCAGCCTTATCTCCATCGTAAACAAGAACCAATTTCTTGGTTAACCTTTTCAGATGCTCAACATGCTCTCGACTCAAGGCCGTTCCCATCGACGCCACAGCATTTTCGATTCCAGCCTGATAGGCTGCAATAACATCCATGAATCCTTCCATCAGGTAAATCTCACTAGTTTTTCCAGAAGATTTTTTTGCCCTATCCATATGATATAATTCGTAACTTTTGTTAAAAATTGCAGTCGATCGGCTGTTTTTATACTTAGAAGTTTGTGAATCTGTTTTTTGCCAGATACGACCTGAGAAGGCAATGACCTTTCCTTGGTCATTTGTCAGGGGAAACATAATGCGATTGTGAAAGGTGTCTACAAATTGATTGGCATCCGAGAGATAAAACAGGCCTGAATCCAGTAAATCTTCTTCACGATACTGATCAGACAAACGTTGATAGAGATAGTTTCGTTCTGGAGGTGCTAAACCAATCCAAAAATGTTTAAGCACTTCATCTGTCAAACCCCGCTGATAAAGGTAATTTCTGGCCTCTTCGCCCATAGTCGTTGTCATGAGAATAGCATGGTAAAATTTGGCTGCATCTTCGTGCATATCATAAAGAGCTTGGTGAGGCGAGGCTGGCTTCTGTTCACTATAAAGCGGTTTTTCAACCTCAATCCCGACACGCTGACCTAAGATTTGGACAGCCTCCATAAAGGTAACCCCTTGGTACTCCTCGATGAATTTAAAGACATCACCTGAGCGACCACAACCAAAACAGTGGTAAAACTGCTTGTCCTCTACAACGTTGAAAGAAGGTGTTTTTTCACCATGAAAAGGACAGAGCCCTAGATAGTTCCGTCCTGCCTTTTGTAAAGAAATCACATCTCCTATGACTTCCACAATGTTGGCATTGTTTTTGATTTCTTCAATGACTTGTTTGTCAACCATACACAATACCTCCATGTTATCATAGTTTACTTTATATAGTATACTTTATTTCAGAAAAAAAGTAAACCATTTCACTCATTTTCCCTACTTTATTCAAAGAGTTGATAATAATCAGAGATTTTCATTTTTGCTTTTTCTTCTTGGTTTAAATCTTGGATAATCCGTCCTTCTTTCATGACAATCAAGCGATTGCCGTATTTGAGAGCATCTTCCATATGATGAGTAATCATAAGGGCTGTTAGCTGATCTTTCTTAACAAATTCATCTGTCAATTCCATCAAAGCAACACTAGTCTTTGGATCCAGGGCAGCAGTATGCTCATCTAACAGGAGTAATTCAGGTCGCTTCAAGGTTGCCATCAAGAGACTCAAAGCCTGTCTTTGTCCACCTGATAAGAACTCAATCGGTGTATTCAAGTGTTTCTCAAGACCATTTCCTACTTTTTCAATGGTTGCCTGAAATTCATCCTTATAGCTAGTCAAGCGTCTTGGTAACAATCCACGCTTTTCACCACGAAACTTGGCGATTAAAAGATTTTCAGCGACCGTCATACGGGGAGCTGTCCCCATCTTTGGATCTTGGAAGACACGAGACAGGTACTTGGCACGCTTCTCGGGTGAAAACTTAGTGAGATCTT encodes:
- the cpoA gene encoding alpha-galactosylglucosyldiacylglycerol synthase, producing the protein MEKKKLRINMLSSSEKVAGQGVSGAYRELVRLLHRAAKDQLIVTENLPIEADVTHFHTIDFPYYLSTFQKKRSGRKIGYVHFLPATLEGSLKIPFFLKGIVKRYVFSFYNRMEHLVVVNPMFIEDLVAAGIPREKVTYIPNFVNKEKWHPLPQEEVVRLRTDLGLSDNQFIVVGAGQVQKRKGIDDFIRLAEELPQITFIWAGGFSFGGMTDGYEHYKKIMENPPKNLIFPGIVSPERMRELYALADLFLLPSYNELFPMTILEAASCEAPIMLRDLDLYKVILEGNYRATAGREEMKEAILEYQANPAALKDLKEKAKNISREYSEEHLLQIWLDFYEKQAALGRK
- a CDS encoding metal-sulfur cluster assembly factor, with the translated sequence MAYTEEQIENIKTRILTALEEVIDPELGIDIVNLGLIYEIRFDGDTGQTEIDMTLTTMGCPLADLLTDQIYDAMIEVPEVTDTEVKLVWYPAWTVEKMSRYARIALGIK
- the rpoD gene encoding RNA polymerase sigma factor RpoD translates to MATKQKEVTTFDVQVAEFIRNHKQKGTATDDEINASLVIPFTLDADGIEDLLQRIQDAGISITDNEGNPSARVLSNEEEPELSDEDLVGSTSAKVNDPVRMYLKEIGVVPLLTNEEEKELALAVEAGDIEAKQRLAEANLRLVVSIAKRYVGRGMQFLDLIQEGNMGLMKAVDKFDYSKGFKFSTYATWWIRQAITRAIADQARTIRIPVHMVETINKLVREQRNLLQELGQDPTPEQIAERMDMTPDKVREILKIAQEPVSLETPIGEEDDSHLGDFIEDEVIENPVDYTTRIVLREQLDEILDTLTDREENVLRLRFGLDDGKMRTLEDVGKVFNVTRERIRQIEAKALRKLRQPSRSKPLRDFIED
- the dnaG gene encoding DNA primase; this translates as MVDKQVIEEIKNNANIVEVIGDVISLQKAGRNYLGLCPFHGEKTPSFNVVEDKQFYHCFGCGRSGDVFKFIEEYQGVTFMEAVQILGQRVGIEVEKPLYSEQKPASPHQALYDMHEDAAKFYHAILMTTTMGEEARNYLYQRGLTDEVLKHFWIGLAPPERNYLYQRLSDQYREEDLLDSGLFYLSDANQFVDTFHNRIMFPLTNDQGKVIAFSGRIWQKTDSQTSKYKNSRSTAIFNKSYELYHMDRAKKSSGKTSEIYLMEGFMDVIAAYQAGIENAVASMGTALSREHVEHLKRLTKKLVLVYDGDKAGQAAILKALDEIGDMPVQIVSMPDNLDPDEYLQKNGPEDLAYLLTKTRISPIEFYIHQYKPENSENLQAQIEFIEKIAPLIVQEKSIAAQNSYIHILADSLASFDYAQIEQIVNESRQVQRQNRMEGISRPTPITMPITKQLSAIMRAEAHLLYRMMESPLVLNDYRLREDFAFATPEFQVLYDLLGQYGNLPPEVLAEQTEEVERAWYQVLAQDLPAEISPQELSEVEMTRNKALLNQDNMRIKKKVQEASHVGDTDTALEELERLISQKRRME
- a CDS encoding ABC transporter ATP-binding protein, with translation MTAIVELKNATKIVKNGFDEEKIILNDVSLEIFERDFITILGGNGAGKSTLFNTIAGTLSLTSGTIRILGEDLTKFSPEKRAKYLSRVFQDPKMGTAPRMTVAENLLIAKFRGEKRGLLPRRLTSYKDEFQATIEKVGNGLEKHLNTPIEFLSGGQRQALSLLMATLKRPELLLLDEHTAALDPKTSVALMELTDEFVKKDQLTALMITHHMEDALKYGNRLIVMKEGRIIQDLNQEEKAKMKISDYYQLFE